A genomic stretch from Gopherus flavomarginatus isolate rGopFla2 chromosome 3, rGopFla2.mat.asm, whole genome shotgun sequence includes:
- the LEPROTL1 gene encoding leptin receptor overlapping transcript-like 1 translates to MAGIKALISLSFGGAIGLMFLMLGCALPQYNSQYWPLFVLFFYILSPIPYCIARRLVDETDATSNACKELAIFLTTGIVVSAFGLPIVFARAQLILWGACALVLTGNTVIFATILGFFLVFGSNDDFSWQQW, encoded by the exons ATGGCCGGGATCAaag CTTTGATTAGTCTGTCCTTTGGGGGAGCAATTGGACTAATGTTCCTAATGCTTGGGTGTGCTCTTCCACAGTACAATAG ccAATACTGGCCactgtttgttctgtttttttacaTCCTTTCTCCTATTCCATACTGCATAGCAAGAAGATTAGTAGATGAAACAGATGCTACAAGTAATGCTTGCAAGGAACTAGCAATATTTCTTACAACAGGCATTGTTGTCTCAGCATTTGGACTACCTATCGTATTTGCCAGAGCACAACTG ATTTTGTGGGGAGCATGTGCACTCGTCCTCACAGGGAATACTGTCATCTTTGCTACTATCCTAGGATTTTTcttggtctttggcagcaatgacGACTTCAGCTGGCAGCAGTGGTGA